A region of Thermovibrio ammonificans HB-1 DNA encodes the following proteins:
- a CDS encoding TIGR00703 family protein, with translation MNLLELREIQALNTLVFETLGQPEKEREFKFKSLKRWGLDLVLGKKGGEETYFVAEYGKRKAGDVYQEEGVEYEVSEILEELPKNKKLFAHIEMENGRAYLVGELREGDHNIEILRLPAASLLLAYFKKHRLHHLIEALRNVGTATELVKQRGQEGKPYPFEKLPNVARRFLREAKKVEKEAGFGRVALAYFGENKDGDARFRVSWLLPTIALFEIDIAEKADKILAAFK, from the coding sequence ATGAACCTTCTTGAGCTTCGCGAGATTCAGGCACTCAACACGCTGGTTTTTGAGACGCTCGGACAGCCCGAAAAGGAGAGGGAGTTCAAGTTCAAGTCCCTCAAAAGGTGGGGACTGGACCTCGTTCTGGGTAAGAAGGGAGGAGAGGAGACCTACTTCGTGGCCGAATACGGAAAGCGCAAAGCCGGCGACGTTTACCAAGAAGAGGGAGTTGAGTACGAGGTAAGTGAAATACTGGAGGAGCTTCCTAAGAACAAGAAGCTCTTTGCCCACATAGAAATGGAGAACGGTAGGGCCTACCTTGTAGGCGAGCTGCGGGAAGGGGACCACAATATAGAGATTCTAAGGCTCCCTGCAGCCTCGCTCCTGCTGGCCTACTTCAAGAAGCACAGGCTACACCACCTTATAGAGGCCCTGAGGAACGTAGGAACGGCAACCGAGCTTGTTAAACAGAGGGGACAGGAGGGTAAACCCTACCCCTTTGAGAAGCTCCCCAACGTTGCAAGGCGTTTCCTGAGGGAAGCAAAGAAAGTCGAAAAAGAAGCAGGATTCGGAAGGGTCGCCCTTGCCTACTTCGGGGAAAACAAAGACGGCGACGCCAGGTTCAGAGTCTCTTGGCTGCTGCCCACCATAGCCCTGTTTGAAATAGACATAGCAGAAAAAGCAGACAAGATACTGGCAGCCTTCAAGTAG
- the pfdA gene encoding prefoldin subunit alpha: MAVKRDEKRMADLTRQLRSIIAQIEALRVEIAQLDILVSEYRSTITTLKNLKDLGAGKEVLLPVGRIAQVGAKLEDVDKIVINIGSGISVELPFDEAIQQIEKEIVALLALREALEKAMVELYARVEELSQKIREHGQSEASEGAKDEKGDNK; the protein is encoded by the coding sequence ATGGCTGTAAAGAGGGACGAGAAAAGGATGGCCGACCTGACAAGGCAGCTCAGGAGCATCATCGCCCAAATCGAGGCTTTAAGGGTAGAGATTGCCCAGCTCGACATCCTGGTATCCGAGTACAGGAGCACCATTACCACCTTAAAGAACCTTAAAGACCTCGGAGCGGGTAAAGAGGTTCTCCTGCCCGTCGGCCGTATAGCACAGGTAGGTGCAAAGCTCGAGGATGTAGACAAAATCGTCATCAACATCGGAAGCGGTATCTCCGTAGAGCTTCCCTTCGACGAAGCAATCCAGCAAATCGAGAAGGAGATAGTTGCACTCCTTGCCCTCAGGGAGGCTCTCGAGAAGGCAATGGTAGAGCTCTACGCAAGGGTTGAGGAGCTCTCCCAGAAAATCAGGGAGCACGGTCAGTCCGAGGCTTCCGAGGGGGCTAAAGATGAGAAAGGAGACAACAAGTAA
- a CDS encoding prefoldin subunit, which produces MRKETTSKEAIIEFLERLPEGRRIYYSFGSVMVEVTKEEAIKLLKEEDEGAE; this is translated from the coding sequence ATGAGAAAGGAGACAACAAGTAAAGAGGCGATTATAGAGTTCCTGGAGCGCCTTCCCGAGGGGAGGCGCATCTACTACTCCTTCGGCTCCGTTATGGTAGAAGTCACCAAAGAGGAGGCCATAAAGCTCCTCAAAGAAGAGGATGAAGGGGCGGAGTAA